The sequence below is a genomic window from Acidobacteriota bacterium.
GGCCTCGTGGGCGGTGCGATCGCCGCCCGCGAAGGCAAGCTCCTCACGCTCGCGACCGGCGAGTTCCTGCCGGACGCCATCGCGCCGCTCGCCCGCGTGCTCGGCGCCTTCGCAGGCGCCGCCGTCGCCGCCATGTTCGCCGCGGGCGGCTGGGCGCTCGTCTCGATCGAGCGTGAGGCCGGCGACGTCATCGCGGCGAACGTGCCGGTCTGGCTCGCACAGGTGGTCTTCCCGATCGGCTTCGGGCTGATCGCCGCCCGCCTCGCCTGGCGCGCCTCCGCGGACTGGCTGGGCCGGCTCGCCGCCGCGCTCGGCATTGCGCTCGGCCTCGTCGTCGCGCAACATCCCGAGTGGCTCGAAGGGCGCGCGCTCTGGCCGTGGATCGCACTGCTCGTGGCTGGTGGCATCGTCGGCGCGCCGATCTTCGCGCTGCTCGGCGGGATCGCGATGGTCGGGTTCTTCACGGACGGCAGCCGTCCCGTCGTGCCGTTGATCAAGGCGTACGAAGAGCTGACGTCGCCGTCGGCGAACCTCGCGGCCATCCCCCTCTTCACGCTCACCGGCTTCCTGCTCGCCGAAGGCCGCGCCTCCGAGCGGCTGCTCCGCGCGCTGCGCGCCCTCGTCGGCTGGATGCCGGGCGGCACCGCGGTGGCCGCGGCGACGCTCTGCGCCTTCTTCACGCTCTTCACCGGCGGGTCGGGCGTGACGATCCTCGCGCTCGGCGGTCTGCTGCTGCCGGCGCTGCTCCGCGAGGGCTACCCGGAGCGATTCTCGATCGGCCTGCTCACCGCCTCCGGCTCGCTCGGCCTGCTGTTCCCGCTCTCGGTCCCGCTCATCCTGTACGGCATCGTCGCGCAGAACGTCGCGATCGAAGATCTCTTCCTGGGCGGCCTGCTGCCTGGCCTGTTGATGCTGGGCCTGATCGGCGCGTGGGGCGTGCGGCAAGCGATTCGATCGGGCGCGCGGCGGTCGCCGTTCCGTGTCGCAGAGATGGCCGGAGCCTTGTGGGAGGCGAAGTGGGAGCTGCTGCTGCCGATCGTCGTGCTGACGGCGCTCCTCGGTGGATACGCGACGCCGTCGGAGTCGGCCGCGCTCGCGGCGCTCTACGCGCTCGTCGTCCAGCGCTTCGTCCATCGCGATCTGCCGACGGGCGGCGACGTGCTGCGTGTCGCCAGCGACTCGATCGCGCTCGTCGGCAGCGTGCTGCTCATCCTCGCGGTGGCGGTCGGCCTGACGAACTACCTCGTCAACGCGCAGATTCCGACGCTGCTGATCGACTGGACGCAGGCGCACGTCCAGTCGCGCGGCTGGTTCCTGCTCGGCCTCAACGTCTTCCTCCTGCTCGTCGGCACCGTGATGGACATCTTCTCGGCCATCGTCGTGGTCGTGCCGCTCATCATCCCGCTCGCGCAGATCTACGACATCGATCTCGTGCACCTCGGCGTGATCTTCATCGCCAATCTCGAGCTGGGCTACCTGCACCCGCCGCTCGGCCTGAACCTGCTGCTCGCCTCGGTCCGCTTTCGCAAGCCCGTGCTCGAGGTGATGTGGGCGACGATGCCGATGCTCGGCATCCTGGCGCTGGGCGTCCTGCTGATCACCTACGTCCCGTGGATCACGCTCGGGCTGCTGCATTGGCTGGGCCGAGGCTAAACTAGCTCCATGTCCCGAGTTGGCCTTGGCGCCGTCCTGGCGCTGGCCGCCGTCGCCTGCGGCGGCCGCACGGCGTCTGCCCCTCCCACCGAGACGGCGGTGCCGGACAGCGCGCAGGCCGTCGCTGCGCCACCGCCGGCCATCGTCCCCCAGGTGCTGCCCATCGCCGACGCGCCTGCCGTTCGACCCGTGGAGTTCCAGCGGCTCGTCGCGCTGCTGCCCGTCGTGGAGGGGTGGTCGCGCACCGACGATCACGCTGAGCAGATCGCCGGCCCCGTGCCCGCAGCGCGCGCCGAAGCGAAGTACGAACGTGCCGGCGTGCACGTCGAGCTGGCGCTGGCCGACTCGGCAAGAGACCCGCTGAGGCTGAGCCCGCTCGCGGTGTTCCTGGCGCCCGGCTACTCGGAGCGATTCGGCGACGAATTCAGGCGCGCGGTGCAGATCGACGGCCAGCCCGGCTTCGAGGAGTGGCAGGAACCGGCGCGGCGGGCCACCGTGACGCTCGTCGTCGCCGGCCGATTCATCGTCCGCGCCGCCGGCTACGGCGTCCGCGGCCTCGCCCCGGTGACACGGCTCGTCCGCGCGGTCGACGTGAGAGCGCTCGCGGCGTTGAGGTGACGATTCGGCTGGCCTTTCCCCAATGAAGCAGGCGCTGCTCGCCGGCGTGATCGTGCTGCTGATCGCCGCGCCTTCGGTCCGTGGCGGGACCAATCCGTCGAGCGTCCTCGACGGCCGCATCGCGGCGTGCTTTCGCGACGCGTTCAATCTCGATCGGGCCGAAGCGCTCGCCGAGGCGCACGCGATCGTCGCGGCCTTCCCCGACGAGCCGCGCGCCCATCGCGCGCTCGCCGCCGTCGTCTGGCTCGACGTGATCTTCCAGCGCGGCGCCGTCACGGTCGATCACTACATGGGCGGCGTGACGAAGTCGCAGCTCTCGCTGCCCAAACCGTCTCCGGCCCTCGACGCGGAGTTCAGACAGGCAATCGATCGGGCGGTGGCGCTGGCGAACGCCAGGCTGCGCGCCGCACCGCGCGACGTGCAGGCGCGCTACGACCTCGGCTCGGCCTACGGGCTGCTCGCGTCGTACCAGGCGTCGGTGGAAGGCAGCATGGCCTCCGCCTTCCTCACGGCACGCCGGGCGTTCGACGCGCAGGAGGACGTGCTCGAGCGCGATCCGGCCATGAAAGCGGCGGGCGTCGTCGTCGGCACCTACCGGTACGTCGTGGCCGGCCTGGGCCTGCCGTCGCGCATGTTCGCCTACATGCTCGGGTTCGGCGGCGACAAGCAGCGTGGGATCGCGCTCATCGAGTCGGCGGCACAGGACGCCACGGCGCACGTCGAGGCCACGCTCGCCCTCGTGCTGATCTACAGCCGCGAGGGCCGGCATGCCGACGCCGTCCGGCTGCTCCACGGGCTGGCAGCCGAGTACCCGCGCAACCGCATCCTGGTGCTCGAGGAAGGGTCG
It includes:
- a CDS encoding tetratricopeptide repeat protein, which codes for MKQALLAGVIVLLIAAPSVRGGTNPSSVLDGRIAACFRDAFNLDRAEALAEAHAIVAAFPDEPRAHRALAAVVWLDVIFQRGAVTVDHYMGGVTKSQLSLPKPSPALDAEFRQAIDRAVALANARLRAAPRDVQARYDLGSAYGLLASYQASVEGSMASAFLTARRAFDAQEDVLERDPAMKAAGVVVGTYRYVVAGLGLPSRMFAYMLGFGGDKQRGIALIESAAQDATAHVEATLALVLIYSREGRHADAVRLLHGLAAEYPRNRILVLEEGSALLRAGRQAEGEAQLTRGLEMFERDPRPKIPGERALWLYKRGLARTNLRHLADAAADLHAALDSGPENWVRGRIRLALGRVSEMRGQRPQAIASYETARTICGAANDPLCVADANRALEAKPAQAARP
- a CDS encoding TRAP transporter large permease subunit, with the protein product MRAHAVRAENLVATLALGGIMLLPLGEIALRSLFHTGIPGAAPFAQHLTLWVGLVGGAIAAREGKLLTLATGEFLPDAIAPLARVLGAFAGAAVAAMFAAGGWALVSIEREAGDVIAANVPVWLAQVVFPIGFGLIAARLAWRASADWLGRLAAALGIALGLVVAQHPEWLEGRALWPWIALLVAGGIVGAPIFALLGGIAMVGFFTDGSRPVVPLIKAYEELTSPSANLAAIPLFTLTGFLLAEGRASERLLRALRALVGWMPGGTAVAAATLCAFFTLFTGGSGVTILALGGLLLPALLREGYPERFSIGLLTASGSLGLLFPLSVPLILYGIVAQNVAIEDLFLGGLLPGLLMLGLIGAWGVRQAIRSGARRSPFRVAEMAGALWEAKWELLLPIVVLTALLGGYATPSESAALAALYALVVQRFVHRDLPTGGDVLRVASDSIALVGSVLLILAVAVGLTNYLVNAQIPTLLIDWTQAHVQSRGWFLLGLNVFLLLVGTVMDIFSAIVVVVPLIIPLAQIYDIDLVHLGVIFIANLELGYLHPPLGLNLLLASVRFRKPVLEVMWATMPMLGILALGVLLITYVPWITLGLLHWLGRG